A single region of the Pseudomonas granadensis genome encodes:
- the rnc gene encoding ribonuclease III, which translates to MSVSLSRLERQLGYTFKDQELMLLALTHRSFAGRNNERLEFLGDAILNFVAGEALFDRFPLAREGQLSRLRARLVKGETLAVLARGFDLGDYLRLGSGELKSGGFRRESILADALEALIGAIYLDAGMDVARERVLAWLAGEFEGLTLVDTNKDPKTRLQEHLQSRGCELPRYEVVDIQGEPHCRTFFVECEVVLLNEKSRGQGVSRRIAEQVAAAAALIALGVENGND; encoded by the coding sequence GTGAGCGTTTCTCTAAGCCGTCTCGAGCGCCAGCTCGGTTACACCTTCAAGGATCAGGAGCTGATGCTGCTGGCCCTCACGCACCGCAGTTTTGCCGGGCGCAACAACGAACGCCTGGAATTCCTCGGTGATGCGATCCTCAATTTCGTCGCCGGCGAGGCATTGTTCGATCGCTTTCCGCTGGCCCGCGAAGGCCAGTTGTCGCGTTTGCGCGCACGCCTGGTAAAAGGTGAGACGCTGGCCGTACTGGCGCGCGGTTTCGACCTTGGCGATTACCTGCGACTGGGTTCCGGTGAGTTGAAAAGCGGCGGCTTCCGTCGCGAGTCGATTCTGGCCGATGCCCTCGAAGCATTGATCGGTGCGATCTACCTCGATGCCGGCATGGACGTCGCCCGCGAACGCGTACTGGCCTGGCTGGCCGGCGAGTTCGAAGGCCTGACGCTGGTCGACACCAACAAGGACCCGAAAACCCGTCTGCAGGAACACTTGCAGTCGCGCGGTTGCGAACTGCCGCGCTACGAAGTGGTGGATATCCAGGGCGAGCCGCACTGCCGAACCTTCTTCGTCGAATGCGAAGTGGTCTTACTGAATGAAAAAAGCCGAGGTCAGGGTGTGAGCCGTCGTATTGCCGAACAGGTAGCGGCCGCCGCAGCACTGATTGCCCTGGGCGTGGAGAATGGCAATGACTGA
- the lepB gene encoding signal peptidase I: MSLNFPLLLVIAVFVCGLLALLDLLILAPRRRAAIASYQGSVSQPDGVVVEKLNKEPLLVEYGKSFFPVLFIVLVLRSFLVEPFQIPSGSMKPTLDVGDFILVNKFSYGIRLPVIDKKIIEVGDPQRGDVMVFRYPSDPNVNYIKRVVGLPGDTVRYTADKRLFVNGESIAEQMVGSEPGTLGSAELYKEKLGAAEHLIRKEMSRYRATPDRSWTVPAGHYFMMGDNRDNSNDSRYWDDPNIPRNLLGMVPDQNIVGKAFAVWMSWPEPKLSHLPNFSRVGLIK; this comes from the coding sequence ATGTCACTAAATTTCCCGCTGTTGCTGGTCATCGCCGTATTCGTCTGCGGCCTGTTGGCGTTGCTTGATCTGTTGATTCTGGCGCCACGTCGCCGGGCGGCCATCGCTTCCTATCAGGGCAGCGTCAGCCAGCCTGATGGCGTGGTGGTCGAAAAGCTCAACAAGGAACCGCTGCTGGTCGAATACGGCAAGTCGTTCTTCCCGGTGTTGTTCATCGTGCTGGTGCTGCGTTCGTTCCTGGTGGAGCCGTTCCAGATTCCTTCCGGCTCGATGAAACCGACCCTGGACGTCGGCGACTTTATTCTGGTGAACAAGTTTTCCTACGGGATCCGCCTGCCGGTGATCGACAAGAAAATCATCGAAGTCGGTGATCCGCAGCGCGGCGATGTGATGGTGTTCCGCTACCCGAGCGACCCCAACGTCAACTACATCAAGCGTGTGGTCGGCCTGCCGGGCGACACGGTGCGCTACACCGCTGACAAGCGTCTTTTCGTCAATGGCGAATCGATTGCCGAGCAGATGGTCGGTTCCGAGCCGGGCACGCTGGGCAGCGCTGAACTCTACAAAGAGAAGCTGGGCGCCGCCGAGCACTTGATCCGCAAGGAAATGAGTCGCTATCGCGCCACGCCGGACCGCTCGTGGACCGTGCCCGCCGGGCACTACTTCATGATGGGCGACAATCGCGACAACTCCAATGACAGCCGTTACTGGGATGATCCCAACATTCCCAGGAATCTGCTGGGCATGGTTCCCGACCAGAATATCGTCGGCAAGGCCTTTGCGGTCTGGATGAGCTGGCCGGAGCCAAAACTCAGCCACCTGCCGAATTTCTCGCGGGTTGGCCTGATCAAGTAA